Proteins encoded within one genomic window of Ranitomeya variabilis isolate aRanVar5 chromosome 4, aRanVar5.hap1, whole genome shotgun sequence:
- the GJD3 gene encoding gap junction delta-3 protein isoform X2, translating to MGEWGFLSSLLDAVQEHSPMVGRFWLVVMLIFRILILATVGSDMFEDEQEEFVCNTLQPGCRQVCYDQAFPISHYRFWVFHIVLLSAPAVLFVIYSMHQNAKIGRDAEEAAQHGQQTSIRSKLKSEQRGRHIRTFYIINVVMRIMAEVGFLVGQWLLYGFKVSPEYACVRPPCPNTVDCFVSRPTEKTIFLQFYFVVGIISAVLSLSELLHILVKGKCRSRDGLGPSPPPAYERDNWSNREHERTNHFLLQRQTNDERRASGAGGHRLSIAYPPGSAYKLKVTPSSAISSKSSRLIKGDLTV from the coding sequence ATGGGGGAGTGGGGCTTCCTGAGCTCATTGTTAGATGCAGTGCAGGAGCACTCTCCCATGGTGGGACGATTCTGGCTGGTGGTGATGCTGATTTTCCGCATACTGATTCTGGCGACGGTGGGCAGCGATATGTTTGAAGATGAACAAGAGGAATTTGTGTGTAACACTTTGCAGCCCGGTTGTCGGCAGGTGTGCTATGACCAAGCTTTTCCCATCTCACACTACCGCTTCTGGGTCTTCCACATTGTGTTGCTATCGGCTCCAGCGGTGCTTTTTGTCATATACTCCATGCACCAAAATGCCAAAATAGGAAGAGATGCAGAAGAAGCAGCTCAGCATGGTCAGCAGACCAGCATAAGATCCAAGTTAAAGTCTGAGCAGCGGGGACGCCACATACGGACCTTCTACATCATCAATGTGGTGATGAGGATAATGGCAGAGGTGGGTTTTCTGGTGGGGCAGTGGCTTCTCTATGGGTTTAAAGTATCCCCGGAGTATGCTTGTGTGCGTCCTCCCTGCCCAAACACAGTGGACTGTTTTGTATCCAGACCAACAGAGAAGACAATCTTTCTTCAATTCTACTTTGTGGTCGGGATAATCTCTGCAGTTCTTAGTCTATCGGAACTGCTACACATTCTGGTGAAAGGAAAATGTCGCTCCCGGGATGGCCTAGGACCTAGTCCACCACCAGCATACGAGAGGGATAACTGGTCCAACAGAGAACATGAGAGGACAAATCATTTTCTTTTGCAGCGACAGACTAATGATGAGCGGAGGGCTAGCGGGGCTGGTGGTCACCGACTTTCCATTGCATACCCTCCCGGAAGTGCTTACAAACTGAAAGTGACCCCCAGCTCGGCAATCAGCAGTAAGTCATCCAGACTGATTAAAGGGGACTTGACAGTATAG
- the GJD3 gene encoding gap junction delta-3 protein isoform X1, giving the protein MQARQEQNYRTKGEMGEWGFLSSLLDAVQEHSPMVGRFWLVVMLIFRILILATVGSDMFEDEQEEFVCNTLQPGCRQVCYDQAFPISHYRFWVFHIVLLSAPAVLFVIYSMHQNAKIGRDAEEAAQHGQQTSIRSKLKSEQRGRHIRTFYIINVVMRIMAEVGFLVGQWLLYGFKVSPEYACVRPPCPNTVDCFVSRPTEKTIFLQFYFVVGIISAVLSLSELLHILVKGKCRSRDGLGPSPPPAYERDNWSNREHERTNHFLLQRQTNDERRASGAGGHRLSIAYPPGSAYKLKVTPSSAISSKSSRLIKGDLTV; this is encoded by the exons ATGCAAGCCAGACAAG AACAAAATTACAGAACCAAAGGCGAAATGGGGGAGTGGGGCTTCCTGAGCTCATTGTTAGATGCAGTGCAGGAGCACTCTCCCATGGTGGGACGATTCTGGCTGGTGGTGATGCTGATTTTCCGCATACTGATTCTGGCGACGGTGGGCAGCGATATGTTTGAAGATGAACAAGAGGAATTTGTGTGTAACACTTTGCAGCCCGGTTGTCGGCAGGTGTGCTATGACCAAGCTTTTCCCATCTCACACTACCGCTTCTGGGTCTTCCACATTGTGTTGCTATCGGCTCCAGCGGTGCTTTTTGTCATATACTCCATGCACCAAAATGCCAAAATAGGAAGAGATGCAGAAGAAGCAGCTCAGCATGGTCAGCAGACCAGCATAAGATCCAAGTTAAAGTCTGAGCAGCGGGGACGCCACATACGGACCTTCTACATCATCAATGTGGTGATGAGGATAATGGCAGAGGTGGGTTTTCTGGTGGGGCAGTGGCTTCTCTATGGGTTTAAAGTATCCCCGGAGTATGCTTGTGTGCGTCCTCCCTGCCCAAACACAGTGGACTGTTTTGTATCCAGACCAACAGAGAAGACAATCTTTCTTCAATTCTACTTTGTGGTCGGGATAATCTCTGCAGTTCTTAGTCTATCGGAACTGCTACACATTCTGGTGAAAGGAAAATGTCGCTCCCGGGATGGCCTAGGACCTAGTCCACCACCAGCATACGAGAGGGATAACTGGTCCAACAGAGAACATGAGAGGACAAATCATTTTCTTTTGCAGCGACAGACTAATGATGAGCGGAGGGCTAGCGGGGCTGGTGGTCACCGACTTTCCATTGCATACCCTCCCGGAAGTGCTTACAAACTGAAAGTGACCCCCAGCTCGGCAATCAGCAGTAAGTCATCCAGACTGATTAAAGGGGACTTGACAGTATAG